Below is a window of Entelurus aequoreus isolate RoL-2023_Sb linkage group LG07, RoL_Eaeq_v1.1, whole genome shotgun sequence DNA.
CTTTTCTACTTATTATTTGTATGTCTTtagcaaaaacaaataaaacgtcTCTCTTTTTCAAGGCAACAACTCATTTTGATATTGTTTCCAATGTCACTGAAAAAAATAACAGATTGCAATGACAATGTTTGCTAACTTAATTACAACCTTTGCGACCCCTTTTTTTAATGCCGCGTCACAGCTTCATCTTTCTCCATGTCGCTGGTGTGTGTGAGTGCCAGGCAGAAAAGCTCTGTAGGCTCCAAACAGGAGATGAGCTGTCTTTTTGAGAattacattccgtttttttaattgGTTCAATGATTAATATGTTGACTGCTCCTTCATTTGGATTTAATCACTTTGTGTAGcatgcattaccgccaccttctGGACAGGGGAGAAACATTATCGACTCTAACTTgcgatttcatttaatttttcgcAAATAACTAACAGCAGGTGACACCTTTGGTACATTGGTATAACACAAACCAAGCAACTAAGGGAGAAACTCTTCTACTGCCTTGGTTGTGTTGGAAGGTTCTATTATTGCCTCCGTtgacaaagtgcttggatttaaTCAATTTTTCTCTAACATATAGTGTATGCTAAAAAAATTTACACCTTCAGTGTTGGATGTCTACCTTCTGCTGATAGAACGCCTCCGTGTCGGCACGGCTGCGGTTGGAGATGTCCTCGTACTGAGCCTTCACTTCAGCGATGATGGAGTCCATGTCCAGGTTGCGGCTGTTGTCCATCTGTACGATGACTGAAGTGTCCTTGATCTGGGTCTGGAGTTCAGCGAGCTCCTGATAGACAAAAACAGGCGCATGAAGTTTGATGGTGGTAGAGTCTTAAACCATGGCAGTAAGCAGTGTTTGAGGTTTGTTTTACGTACTCTGTCATAGATCGCCCTGAGGAAGTTAATCTCATCCTGAAGACCGTCAATCTGTGCCTCAAGATCGATCTTTTTCATGTAGGCAATATCGACATCCTGTTGGTATAGAAGAAGAAGGAACAATTTCcgttgtggatcaataaagtttgtctaaatctaagtctaaagaaatgtttttttattgcgtTCCGGTTGCAGAAACACTTAAGCGCTTCAGCAGTTACCTTTTTGAGGACAACAAATTCATTCTCCAGATTTGCACGTTTGCCGATTTCATCCTCGTATCTGAAAGAGTCAAATAAAACGGACAAATCAGTAAGTTTATAACAGCTGATTGAGTccttgctttttggtggttctcactTCATCTTGAAGTCTTCCACCAGTCCTTGCATGTTCCTCAGCTCTCCCTCCAGTTTGACCTTCTCGTTGCCGTAACCGTCCAGCTGTCTGCGCAGGTTGGCGATGTAGGCCTCGAACATGGCGTCGATGTTGGAGCGGGTGGTGGTCTGCTCCTGCATCAGTTGCCATTTGGTGTCCAGCATTTTGTTCTGCTGCTCCAGGAAGCGTACctaggaaaaacggaaatttaaaGAGTGGGTTCAGGGTTAGTGTTTAGGCAAGGATACAATATCGTGACATGAATATGTCCCTGTGTCTTCTTTCTTATCTCGGTTGCACGTTGGTATAAACAAGACCACCTTTACCCCCCCAaagtatatttattttaaaattgctcATATGGAGATCCAGCAAACAAGTTTGAACTTCTGCATGCAGATTAAGGGGGCGGAAGGTTGGAGCCCATCCCTTTGTTTTGGGTGCCACGCCTCATATAGCCcctcccctttaatgcacctcaCCTTTTTGATCTCTGGCACATTTTGCGAATCTATCCAAAACTTATTAAAATGGATCAATAGTGACATAATGGTTCACGTTGCCGACTTTCAAACAGTTAGTGTGGGATTGAGTCACAGTCAGCCTTTCCTCAACCCAGAGACTGGAGTTAATAATCGGCATTTCACTGCACTGGTTGACATACAATAAGGAAATATCATTGACTTTGGTAAGTTTGATCATACTCAGGTGGTATCTGCTGCATCAGGAGAAGACTTTGAGTGCTACCGTAACTCGATCACCACTTGAGTTTAGAGGCATCGTACATTGGATACGACCACTATAGTGTTTCCTGCCTCTTGCTAGAAGACAGATGGCAAAGGTCCAGCTATGGTCATGGACTTCTAGCATTTACAGTCTGGGGGCTTTGCGGTTGTATATATAGAGTTTGCATCGATCATCTTTCTCCACAAACCAATGCCtatgttcaaaattgtttttacACCTACCTTGTCAATGAAGGATGCAAAGCGATTGTTCAGGTTCATGATCTGATCCTTCTCTTGTAGACGCACGGTCTGGATGGTGGGATCGAACTTTAGGTCTATGGGGGCCAGCAGGCTGGCGTTGACATGGACGTTTGTAATGGGAGCTATCAGCTGACCTCCGCCAGATCCAAATCCACTTGAGCCAATGGAGTAACCTCCTCCACCGCCAGAACCCATGCCGAAACCTCCACCACCACCGCCGCCACCACCCATGCTTGACCTAAGCATCGAGGAGCTGGAGGCCATCACTGGTGATGACCTGTACGACACTGCAGATCTAGAGGACCAGCCACGtgagccgccgccgccgccgccaccgcCGTAACCACCGCCGTAACCACCGGCGAGACTGCCACTGTAACCGCCACCGTAACCGCCGCTGAGACCGCCACCGACACTGCCGCCTGACCCATAACTGGTGGTCACGATTCTACTGGAACGCATGGTCATTCTAAGAGGAAAACAAGTCACACACAAAGAGAGAggggcaaagagagagagaggtttGGCAGAGCGGAGGTGTCCACTAAGAGGAGAGTCAAGTCCCTCTAAGTACCGTCTTCCTGTCCATGATGGCTTTTTATGGCTTTCTCACAGCAAAGGAGATCCTACCGAGCGCCGCAGTCCTCCAATCGCATGGACGCACCAGCAGGGAGGCGGGCCCTTGCAGCGATAATGCAGACAGGTAAACGCCCTTGTAAAATGATACGGGCTTGACACACCCGGATGGTCTCCGCAGAAAAGCACCACAGAGAGAAGGAAAGACATTCTGGTTGATTTTATTCCCACTTTGTACTGATCTTCCTGAGGACCACACTGTCTGACAGGGATGGGGTCAGACAAAAGAATTGCCTTGGACTTTTTGATCCAGATTGAAAATCCCAGGTCTGCCCCACGCATAGTTGTGGTAATACTACAGTGCAGATAGATAGATCCTGTACGTGTTTATCCAGTACCACAATTAGTCATTTTCCTGCATAATCCTTCAAAATGAAGCCAAACCTTGAGATTGAACACAACATTCATTTAAAGGGACAACATCCACCAATACTGCACGCTTTTATGACCAAGCATTTCCCCTGCAACTCATGCGTTTCAGGCTTGTTCATGCCACACCTTGTTAATTATGCATTTGGACCTACAGGTCATGTGTCCACAGAACGCCCGGCCCCCCCGCAGAGACCATTTAATTGGTTCTTGTAgcttggcttctgttttgttctaAAACTCCAACTGGAAAAGCCATAGAAAATGCAGCTAGATGACTGAATGCCTCATGATAAGACCAAAGGTGAACTTTTTCAtgtcctagatcaggggtgtcaaacgtacggcccgtgggccggatcaggtccGTGAACAGGTTTTGTCCGGTTggggatgagtttgctaggtataaaaatgagccgaaatgtttgaatgaaggaaactgctgttctaaatgtgtccactagatgtagcgatagcaattctttgtatctttgtagattatgctacatatgtaaaaaaacccaaaaaacaataGATTCCAGGGATAttgcaacattatgtattatttgaATTGATCTTTTTATAACACAGTTATTGAATGAAGTGCacgtttgtagttgtttccccatatttctacacaataactcagatatggtaacactagcgagcagtggagaatatgaagtgatttttggtatttttggtttaagctccTATTTTGGGGgctttttcctgtagcagtttcatgtcttcctttgagcgatatttcccacatctactttgttttagcaatcaagactatttatgttgttttatccttctttgtggggacattgttgattgtcatgtcatgttcggatgtacattgtctgtgctccacagtaagtctttgctgtcgtccagcattctgtttttgtttgctttgtagccagttcagtttcagtttcgttctgcatagccttccctatgcttcaatgccttttcttaggggcacttactttttgtttatttttggtttaagcattagacaccttttttacctgcaccctgcctcccgctgttttccgacatctacaaagcaattagctaccggctgccacctactgatatggaagagtattacacagttacgctgccgagctcgagtgcaccagtcaaggaaaatgagcaaactacataaataatacgtaatttttttatcttgatagattgaaaattaacaccaatgagttgactgatgaacattataacataatttattcagaaagtataaataacgaaaaataaagataaaatactattaaaagcaacatgtaaatgtaaaaaaaacaacaacaacaacattatgatttttcctttttcagaaagtgcttgttttatttttaaacaaagaaaacgatctgaagtcgtctttatttttaagttatcgtgccgtaattttaacagtccggcccacctgggagtagatttttctccatgttttttctccaatttaaaatgagtttgacacccctgctttagatgcaAAACAGCGGCCGTAAAACAGTTTCAATTTTGATAGTATATTTTACACTTTCATTTTATTCTCCTTGGGCATTCTAATGATTTTTGCATATTCATAAAGACAGACAACACTTCTTATTTTGCTCACTCACGGAATTATCTGCGCAcgagctttgcgtgtgctatcgagTTTGCATGCGTTTTAATACACGCTAATCTTTAGTAGAAAAGGCCCATAGTGTACTTTAGGACACCGGgccgcccggtaccggtccgcggaccgattggtaccgggccgcacaataattttttatttttttttttattttttttttttatgaaatcaacataaaaaacacaatatatacattatatatcaatatagatcaatacaatcttcagggatacagtccgtaagcacacatgattgtatttaattatgtaaaagaaaaattaaaaaaaataaaaaactttttttttttttaaatacccccccgtccgtgggacaaattttcaagcgttgaccggtccgcagctacaaaaaggttggggaccacagcTTTAGGAGAcatggtctcatctagtggccaacactagtgcaatatttatttattttttagttcatttagccatgtttatgcttgaaaatgtttAACTTAGACCAAAAatagtggcccccgatctaaaatgagtttgacaccaatgTCCTGGATACACAAGATGAAAGTAGACCTCCATTCATCACATTGGACAAGGCTTTGCAAGGAGGATTTGCTGCATCGATTGAGAGCGGAGTttttcttttagtttttttttattaaagttgttttttgaactggaaaaattcaaatttttttccgaaattccaggcatTCCGTAATATTATTTCTCtatgaaaaatgttactacttcaacatttctcgaccgattttttttatcgttttcaaaaaaattccttctTTTCCCGCCCCGAATTCCCCAATTtgtatgaaattcccattgaaatgaatgggaaatttttcaaaattacacaactcccacatttttcatctaatttaaaataattcccagtttttagggacatttaccCCACTCAAAATGAACTGGCCatatttcaaacttccaccatttccacatttttcaacttattcaaactattccaccttcaacatattccactcatcctggacattcaaaatatcatttttccaagttcaaagaaattccaggaattcacggaattcccagttttccaaaccctatttccaGCCTTttatctggcgactactcctcccacatttttcaacccactaaaacattcatcttaatctggactaaaaaacaaagatgtattttgaacttgaaaaattcaatttttttcctaaattccaggcattccgtaatacaatttctctatgaaaaatgttactacttcaacatttcttgaccgatttgaaaaattccaaaaccaaccatttagaacattcaagtatttttttacctttttcaaaaaaaatccttcTTTTCCCACCCGGAATTCCCCAAttttttatgaaattcccattgaaataaatggaaatttttttttaaattacacaaCTCCCAAATGTTTCTAATCTTTAGTAGAAAAGGCCCATAGTGTACtttaggacagtggtccccaacctttttgtacttgcggaccggtcaatgcttgaaaatttgtcccacggaacgGGGGGTaaaggggtagtaaaaaaaaaaaaaaaacactttttttttttttttttttgtcataaagaaatacaataatgtgtgcttacagactgtatccctgcagactgtattgatttatattgatatataatgtatatattgtgttttttatgttgatttaatttaaaaaaaaataaaataaaaaaaaataaattttttttttttttttttttttttttaatttcttgtgcggccgcagcccggtggttggggaccactgctttaggagaCATGGTCTCATCTCGTGGCCGACACTAGTgcataattgatttttttttagttcatttagccatgtttatgcttgaaaatgttgAACTTAGACCAAAAatagtggcccccgatctaaaatgagtttgacacccctgtcctagataCACAAGATGAAAGTAGACCTCCATTCATCACATTGGACAAGGCTTTGCAAGGACGATTTGCTGCATCGATTGACAGCTGAGTttttcttttagtttttttttattaaagttgttttttgaactggaaaaattcattttttttccgaaattccaggcatTCCGTAATGTTATTTCTCtatgaaaaatgttactacttcaacaattctcgaccgattttttttatcgttttcaaaaaaattccttctTTTCCCGCCCGGAATTCCCCAATTTgtatgaaattcccattaaaatgaatgggacatttttcaaaattacacaactcccacatttgtcatctaatttaaaataattcccagtttttagggacatttaccCCACTCAAAATGAACTGGCCatatttcaaacttccaccatttccacatttttcaacttattcaaactattccaccttcaacatattccactcatcctgggcattcaaaatatcatttttccaagttcaaaaaaattccaggaattcacggaattcccagttttccaaaccctatttccaGCCTTTTATCtgacgactactcctcccacatttttcaacccactaaaacattcatcttaatctggactaaaaaacaaagatgtattttgaactggaaaaattcaaattttttccaaaattccaggcattccgtaatacaatttctctatgaaaaatgttactacttcaacatttcttgaccgatttgaaaaattccaacaccaaccatttagaacattcaagtattttttacctttttcaaaaaaaatccttcTTTTCCCACCCGGAATTTCCCAAttttttatgaaattcccattgaaatgaatgggacatttttttaaattacacaactcccacatttttctaaTCTTTAGTAGAAAAGGCCCATAGTGTACTTTAGGACAGtggcccccaacctttttgtacttgcggaccggtcagtgcttgaaaatttgtcccacggaccgggggggaggggtagtaaaaaaaaaaaaatttttatttatttatttatttattttttttgtcataaagaaatacaatcatgtgtgcttacggactgtatccctgcagactgtattgatttatattgatatataatgtatatattgtgttttttatgttgatttaatttaaaaaaaaataaaaataaaaaaaaataaaaacattttttaatttcttgtgcggccgcggcctggtaccaatcggtccacggaccgataccgggccgcggaccggtggttggggaccacagctTTAGGAGAcatggtctcatctagtggccgaCAATAGtgcaatattgatttttttttttgttcatttagccatgtttatgcttgaaaatgtttAACTTAGACCAAAAatagtggcccccgatctaaaatgagtttgacacccctgtcctagataCACAAGATGAAAGTAGACCTCCATTCATCACATTGGACAAGGCTTTGCAAGGAGGATTTGCTGCATCGATTGAGAgcagagtttttttgttttgtttttttaatcatcacAACGCTTACATTGTGCATAAACCTGTTGATGAACTGCAAAGAAACATAAATCGAAATCAAAAATACATTGCTCTTACCAAGAATGAGTACTCATCCCTGTAGTAAATATCAGTGTATGAATCAAAGCATATAAAAGTGTATGCAAAATTTTGATTTC
It encodes the following:
- the LOC133654335 gene encoding intermediate filament protein ON3-like; protein product: MTMRSSRIVTTSYGSGGSVGGGLSGGYGGGYSGSLAGGYGGGYGGGGGGGGSRGWSSRSAVSYRSSPVMASSSSMLRSSMGGGGGGGGGFGMGSGGGGGYSIGSSGFGSGGGQLIAPITNVHVNASLLAPIDLKFDPTIQTVRLQEKDQIMNLNNRFASFIDKVRFLEQQNKMLDTKWQLMQEQTTTRSNIDAMFEAYIANLRRQLDGYGNEKVKLEGELRNMQGLVEDFKMKYEDEIGKRANLENEFVVLKKDVDIAYMKKIDLEAQIDGLQDEINFLRAIYDRELAELQTQIKDTSVIVQMDNSRNLDMDSIIAEVKAQYEDISNRSRADTEAFYQQKYKDMESSAGQYGDDLRNTKSEIAELNRMISRIQNEIDAIKGQRANLEAQIAEAEERGEIAVKDAKARIKDLEDALQRAKQDMARQIREYQELMNIKLTLDIEIATYRKLLEGEEERIGAGGGNATIHIQTSGSSSSSGFGGGSGGGMGMGGGMGMGMGMGMGGGMGGGMGYSSSISGGYGIGGGGGYSIGGGGGRMSSGGGSSSSSMMTSRTSSRR